A single Vespa crabro chromosome 21, iyVesCrab1.2, whole genome shotgun sequence DNA region contains:
- the LOC124431329 gene encoding SWI/SNF-related matrix-associated actin-dependent regulator of chromatin subfamily B member 1: protein MALRTYGDKPISFQVEENGEYYCIGSEVGNYLRLFRGSLYKRYPGMFRRSITNDERKKLVELGLSQHVLASSVSLLRASEVEDIIEGNDDKYKAVSVHSTEPPAPREGKSKKSMAWVPSLPNSSHLDAVPQATPINRNRVHNKKVRTFPLCFDDTDPSANLENAAQQEMLVPIRLDMEIEGQKLRDTFTWNKNESLITPEQFAEVLCDDLDLNPLTFVPAIAQAIRQQIEAFPQETILEEQCDQRVIIKLNIHVGNTSLVDQVEWDMSEKENNPEKFAMKLCAELGLGGEFVTAIAYSVRGQLSWHQRTYAFSEAPLPTVEVPFRPPSEADQWAPFLETLTDAEMEKKIRDQDRNTRRMRRLANTTPGW, encoded by the exons atggCATTACGTACTTATGGAGATAAACCTATAAGTTTTCAAGTGGAGGAAAATGGagaatattattgtattggcTCCGAAGTGGGCAATTATTTGCGGCTTTTCCGTGGTTCATTATATAAACGTTACCCTGGTATGTTCAGAAGATCTATAACTAATGATGAACGTAAAAAATTGGTAGAACTTGGATTAAGTCAACACGTTCTTGCATCAAGCGTATCACTTTTAAGAGCTAGCGAAGTAGAAGATATTATCGAAGGTAATGATGACAAGTATAAAGCCGTATCTGTGCATTCGACCGAACCCCCTGCTCCTAGAGAGGGAAAATCTAAAAAGTCAATGGCATGGGTACCAAGTTTGCCAAACAGTTCACATTTAGATGCAGTACCACAAGCTACGCCTATAAATCGGAATAGAgttcataataaaaaagtcaGAACATTTCCACTgtg TTTTGATGATACAGATCCATCTGCAAATTTAGAAAATGCAGCACAACAGGAAATGCTTGTTCCAATACGCTTAGATATGGAAATAGAAGGTCAAAAATTAAGAGATACTTTTACTTGGAATAAAAATG AAAGTCTTATAACACCGGAGCAATTTGCAGAGGTATTATGTGATGATCTAGATTTAAATCCATTAACTTTTGTTCCTGCTATAGCACAAGCTATAAGACAACAAATAGAAGCTTTCCCACAAGAAACAATTTTAGAAGAACAATGTGATCaaagagtaataattaaattgaacaTACATGTTGGTAATACTTCCTTAGTAGATCAAGTAGAATGGGATAtgtcagaaaaagaaaataatcctgAGAAGTTTGCAATGAAATTATGTGCCGAATTAGGACTTGGCGGAGAATTTGTTACAGCTATTGCTTATag CGTTCGTGGTCAATTATCGTGGCACCAAAGAACATATGCATTTTCTGAAGCACCATTACCGACAGTAGAAGTACCATTTAGACCTCCTTCCGAAGCGGATCAATGGGCTCCCTTTTTAGAAACTTTAACTGATGCAGAAatggagaagaaaataagagatcAAGATAGAAATACacg ACGTATGCGAAGATTAGCAAATACCACACCAGGATGGTAA
- the LOC124431372 gene encoding putative tricarboxylate transport protein, mitochondrial — protein sequence MDSPWLKYQFTKESSIISAYNSNNPFPRRPWLQNGPVAAAVAGTNIGFKGIVAGGITGGIEICITYPTEYVKTQLQLDGKSGAGKEYTGIWDCITKTVKTRGFFGLYRGLSVLLYGSIPKSAVRFGAFESIKKRLVDDDRNLNAQRKLLSGLCAGVCEAVFVVTPMETVKVKFINDQRSPNPKFKGFFHGVRLIVKEYGFKGVYQGVMPTILKQGSNQAIRFFVMETLKDWYRGGDNTKNVPKVVVGAFGVCAGAASVFGNTPIDVVKTRMQGLEASKYKSNIDCVIQVWKKEGPFAFYKGTIPRLSRVCLDVAITFMIYDSFMDLFNSVWP from the exons ATGGATTCACCTTggttaaaatatcaatttacaAAAGAATCATCGATTATATCGGCGTACAATAGCAATAATCCATTTCCAAGAAGACCATGGCTTCAAAACGGTCCGGTTGCGGCTGCTGTTGCTGGTACTAACATCGGTTTCAAAGGAATCGTAGCTG GTGGTATTACTGGTGGTATAGAAATTTGTATCACATATCCAACTGAATATGTAAAAACACAGCTACAATTGGATGGTAAAAGTGGAGCTGGTAAAGAATACACAGGAATATGGGATTGTATAACAAAAACTGTAAAGACCCGTGGATTCTTTGGACTATACAGAGGTCTATCTGTTCTCCTTTATGGGTCTATTCCAAAATCAGCAGTACGTTTTGGTGCTTTCGAgtcaataaagaaaagattggTCGACGATGACAGAAATCTGAATGCTCAAAGAAAACTTTTGTCAGGACTTTGCGCTGGTGTATGTGAAGCTGTTTTTGTAGTAACTCCTATGGAAACTGTCAAAGTAAAATTCATTAATGATCAAAGATCTCCAAATCCCAAGTTTAAAGGATTTTTTCATGGTGTAAGATTGATAGTTAAAGAATATG GATTTAAGGGGGTATACCAAGGTGTTATGCCTACTATTTTGAAACAAGGTTCTAATCAAGCAATTCGATTTTTTGTAATGGAAACATTAAAAGACTGGTATAGAGGTGGTGACAATACTAAAAATGTTCCTAAAGTTGTTGTTGGTGCATTTGGTGTCTGTGCTGGAGCAGCTTCAGTTTTTGGAAACACTCCTATTGATGTTGTAAAAACTAGAATGCAA GGTTTGGAGGCatcgaaatataaaagtaatatagatTGCGTTATTCAAgtttggaaaaaagaaggtcCATTTGCTTTCTATAAAGGCACTATTCCAAGATTAAGCAGAGTATGTTTGGATGTTGCTATAACatttatgatttatgattCATTTATGGATCTGTTTAACAGTGTTTGGCCATGA